The DNA window TGGGTTAAAATTGCTAATGGAATATCAGGAAGTGGTTGATAATGATCAGCTTAAGAACATAAATGATGATCACTCAAACAGATATCTTGTGACTTGTCTTCCATAGTTTGCTagtaataaatagaaaatattaaGACACTTAAAAAGCACTCGattttgtgttgcttttttaCTCCGACAGACATGTCTGAATTCCGCAAGGTCTTCTCCAAAGCCAAACACATAGCGATCATCACAGGGGCCGGTGTAAGTGCAGAGAGCGGAGTGCCAACCTTCAGGGGAGAAAATGAGAAGTGGAGGAAGTGGCAATCTCAGGTAATTTCTTTAAAAGCAAAACACACTTGTGcgtggttgtattttttttgtcttttttatttaggtCAAAGTTGTGTGTTTGCCGTAATTTCCAGCTGTGGTTCAGAGATGTTGCCGTGGAGTGGGTGTATTTAATGTTTACATAATACATCTTCACACAGCTCAGTGGATTtatctcagcagcagcagccagtatAGAGAGAAATGGTGTTTGTTGCATAATCTGGATTCTTGTCGTGGGCTGCAGCGAGATTTACCTCCAGGAAAGAATCAAAAATAGTCTTTCATACAAAAAATGCTAATCTCCCTCCCTAATTGAGGTGTTTAAACTTAATCTCCTTTCATCATCTGGCTCAGCACTTGAGTTTTGACCTAAAACATGCCTGTGTTGATGTGTCCACAGGACCTGGCGACCCCAGAGGCCTTCTCTCGCACCCCGTCTCGGGTCTGGGAGTTCTACCATTACAGAAGGGAGATGGCTTTGAACAAGAAGCCCAGTGCTGCCCATCTGGCGATAGCGGAGTGTGAGGCCAGGCTGAGGAAGCAGGGACGCTCTGTGGTCGTCATCACTCAGTGCATAGACGACCTCCACCGACAGGCCGGCTCCAAACATGTGCTCAAGGTTCATGGTGAGGGGCCAGAACTACAGACTACCATGCATTACACTGAAATAGTGGAATCTCACAGGACATAATAGATAGGGGTAGGAATCACTAGAAGCCCCACGATGCAATATTATCACCATAATGAAGTCACGACACAAtattattgcgattttaaacattttgcaatatgtgGAGTATTGCAATAacatatattgcgatttattaccttttttagaCTGCAAATTATGTAGTTTgttaacatctgttttatctaataagatacagttttcactctgttcatctcagagttttcattcacgtacctagctttaagactgagcctgctacaacctctgaaagacagaatagcggcctgcagattgttaagaggttaatggtttatataataaaagatcgatattGATATATTGTCTGTgcatcgatacaatattgccacgcaaaatactGCTATACTATGCTCTATCGGACATGATCAGAATAATTTTGGAATCATTTGATTAAGAAATGTTTCCTGTTGCACTGAATACTCATTTTATAGGAAAAAATTAAGCCTAAAATTACAACTACAATTGACGTGTCATTTTAATTCaatgttttgtatttgtttgccATCTAGAGACACAAATGCTTAGGGAGGATAAATGCAGAGGATTAATTTCCCTATGGGGATTAATAAAATCTCCCTAAGTGAAATATAATTGAAATCCTGAAGCTGCTCCACAGTCAGTGATTACTGGAAACTATgacagtacagtatagtacacAGCGTAGTATATCCCATGGTTTTACTGggtgataaaaacattttatgaatcaTAGTTGTTGGTCTTTCAAACAAACTTCCCATGAGCCCACAGAGTTAAGCTGGGTTTATGCTCGCCGTAATGTCCCCAGCACGAGGGTGCGCGAGCcaaaaaatgacatcatcacgtatTGTGTGTAAAGTGTGAAGGCTCCGCAAGTTGTCGCAGCGCTTGGTCGTGCTCCTCTAAAGTTTTGTAACTAGGCGCCCACCACTCGGGGGGGCTTTTCACATATGACTGCCACAATAAGATAAAACCAAATAACTTAAATTAAGAGGTAAAATAATCAATAAGAATGGCAGCCAATTAGTTTTTACATGCTTTAAGAGCAGGAGATCTCTATTTCGTCAGCCAAATCAAATTGTTTACAGGATATTAAACCTTTCAACCTTTGTTTCATTGTAATACTGAACATTTAATACTTGACTCCTTTCTTAACAGGGATTGTATAAAGGTGATAAAGTATGTCTGTGAATATGAGATATGAGTTTACAGTTGGTTACAACTCCGCCTTTGCATTGGGGAGTTTGGTTTATGGCATTTTGCCGGTcacactcgttgacttcttgttCTTCACAGAATCTTTTGTTTGTATGCCCTCTGGCGTCTCGGAGAATCCTGCAACAAACTTCGCCACGGTGACTTGCGCAAGCATAAACAAATCTTTAGTCACTAATTTAATGTCAGTACACCAACTCCCAAAAAGTGTCTTGTAATGACATCATTTCAAGTGTTGATTCTCTCACTTCAATCTTAAGAAGACGGTTTTGGCTTTTCTGTTTTTGGGTGGATTTTGGCAAAAACGGCGCTAAAGCGTTTGATGTTTTTTGCTAAAAATCTGGCTTTAATTATCTGTGTATGAGTCAGGAAAACAAAACTATTATTGTCAATAAACTGTGTGGAGAGGGAGATGTTTTCTGTGACTCCGGCGGGCCCAAATGAAAAGcagctgtgttttctgtgtgtgactGCAGGCAGTCTGATGGAGACGCGCTGTGTGAGCTGTGGAGATGTGACCGTGAACAGGCGAAGCCCCATATGTGCTGCCCTAAAGGACAAAGGGTAAAAGGCAGCACCTCTGgtctacatacacacacacacacacactgataaacATGCAGGATTTGTAGCCCGATCTCTTCAGTCTGACCCCCATATTGGCTAAAGTGTCATTTAACCCGCTGTGTTTGTTCTCTTAATGTACAGTGCACCTGACCCAGATGTTGCTGATGCCCAGATCCCTGTGGATAAACTGCCAAGGTGGGATTACTGTCACTTCATATTAATAACACTGAGGTCACATTTACTAAGCCTTTTGTGCTGCTTTTCTGGTGCATACTGCGCCTGGCTGGAGTTTCCCTTTATTAAACAGGTGCACCCACCTGAAAACAGTTTTCCTGTCATCTTAGGTGCATTCTGCATGGCTGCAGTGAAGTGTGTCTTGCTATGTGCTTTTGAGGGCAAATACCAAGAGGAGATTTGAATTTTGAAATTTTTGTGTGTGCCACTTTTAATGAAAAATTCTCCGCCTTTAAAGAGCAGGTTGCAAGTGTGTTAAAAGGGAAGGTTGTAGTGGGAaaggaaaaaatataataaaggaacaaaatatctgaatataaataaaacaccatAAGCAAAAAGATGACAGTTTGCTCAGCTCAATAAACATGAATTCTGATGTTCAATTAACAGTGGAATCTCCGTATACCACTCTTTGGATAAGAGGGATTATGTGCAATTAATTCTGTATGCTTGTGAGACGTTGGTTGTATTAACCACCATCTCCACCCGCCACCTGCTCCGCTTTGAGCTTCTGCTGGACCTGCTGCTCCTTCCTGCTCTGAGCTCTCTCTCGCCACCTGTTGCTGCGgcttgtatatatatttatcttattAAGCCGCCCCTTTATTTCcttagaatttaatttaatactaTAAATACATGAAGCAATAGATcatttttagatcttttttttttttagttgctcACTGACTCTTTCACTCACAGAATACACCTTATGTAGCGACAAGCTGCACTAGTAAATCAGTGTGAGATCAAATTAAATGAACAGCACAATGCAAATTTTCTCTCTGCAACTGCAGCCTCCAGGACTTGGTTTTATCATGCATTAAGGTAACTTGAGGGTTATACTACTAATCCCGTGTTAGTGATAGTGAAGTCAGGGCTTCCACGTGGGGGCAGTGGTGTGCTATGAAAATGTTGACTTTCCTCTTAgacccagtgggcaactccggggcctgagaagtgaagccaaagctgaagggccttaaactttcattctttctaatagccagcagggggcgactcctctggttgcaaaaagaagtctgattgtatagaagtctatgagagaatgaccctacttctcacttgatttattacctcagtaaacattgtaaacatgagtttatggtctcaatcgctagtttcaagtcttcttcaatacagcatgatgtttatttagtaaattatggtcccatttagagtcaaatagaccataaagcaaggtatgctttagggagtggctaccttgttttcatcttacaactttaaccctttcatagagtgtttcagttcatgaaagttagcctaaaaatgtcttattcagcattcggttgtacttagcccTTCtcgagtcacttctggttgcaaaaaaaacaaaattgtgacggccaaaatgccaaactcgaggcttcaaaatgtcagtccacaaaccagtgggtaaCGTCATGATGActtcgtccacttcttacagtcACTAGACACTAGTCTAGCAGTTGGGCTGttctcgaccaaagaaattcttattcGACTAACGCTCCTATGACTTTatagactaatcgattagttgatttaattcgacagatctgtgaaactcagtttctccacaaagaatcacacaaaagcaccactttgaatgttgtgtttaccagagatgtgctcataagtttcttggaaataagtcattctgcatgaaaaagcagaagaaaagaCTAATAGATTAAAGAAATGTTatctgattagtcgactaagggTTGGCAGCCCTTCTAGCAAGTGTTGCTAAATATGGCTAGAGAGTTGCACTCTGACGACGAATTAAGTTTTAACTCAAATGCACACAGGCACAAGGATCATGGGTTATACCACTGAATCATCAAGAACAACAGGAAAGTGGTGCGTTATAATTTGTCTCTGTGGTTGCCTCATGACTGACCCTTAATTCCTACATCACCATTCATTGTTAAATGCGATAAATGCAGAATGACAGACTGTTTGGTTCTTCTGTATCAAGGTGTGGTGCAAGTGACTGCCGCGGTCTGCTGAGGCCCAACGTGGTGTTTTTCGGAGAGACCCTGGACTCTCATATCCTGACCAAGGTGGAGAAAGAGATGGAAACCTGTGATCTCTGTCTGGTGGTGAGTCCTCCTCATTTTCTTTTACGTGCATGCATGTCATATTCTCCTCTTGTGTAACGgtataacataaaacaatatttgttcAGAATCTCTCAAGGACTGGACCTGGAATACGACGCTGTACAGTACTAATAGTACAGTAGTCAAGCTGACACTGATGTCATTGCTCCCTGTTGTTAACCTATAGGTGGGCACGTCTTCGATCGTttacccagcagccatgtttgGCCCCCAGATTGCATCCAGGGGCATCCCAGTGGCGgaatttaacacaaaaacaacaccaaAATCGGAGTACTTCACGTAAGTCAGTCAAGAAACTCCATGTTGACAAAGATACACCATCTACTTGATTCTATAATGAATGAAGTTAGcatgaaaatactgtatatgaattaaaaagtgaaaccaggataaggatgcaccgatctaACTTTTTCAGTTCCAATatcgatacctgggctttaggTATCAGCCTATACCGACTACCCATTCCAATACTAGTATTTAATTAATACGCTTTATTACATGCctttgttgaatacttaattctgattggtcaatcacagcattctacAGTCTTATAGCAGACCACAGAAAATTACAGTTCAAgagtaaacctttttaatgcagcaacaaattgggcAACATcttaaacaggaagtaaaatcccagtatataatatatagatatagaattgaattgaatggatCAGCCCCATTAtcacgatacccgatccagctatttgagtcaatatcgCCCCAAcgtcggtatcggtgcatccctaagccAGCCCAGTGTAACGATGCATGATACAATAATATTGATATTTAGTGCCATCTACTGGCAGCATAAGCAACATACAGATCCCTTCCCAGTATTTATTACCTTTGATCAATAAGTGACCTTCCACCTGTTAACCTAAAAGTGTGACATTCATtgtattttctgtgtgtgaTGTGGCTCAGGCACCATTTCCAGGGTCCATGTGGAACTACGCTGCCTCCGGCTTTGGCGCGACACGAGTCAGAGGTTATTTAAGAGCCTGATTGTAAAGAGAAGGactttacaaacagcaaccagtggcttcttcttctgcagacTAATGTAATCCAAGGCTGGGGTGGGTTcatagctcttttttttttcattccaaaGGTTTGCCTTAAAATCTGTTCAGCTGTTTATGCTTGGTATAGGGAGAGTTACGCT is part of the Sebastes umbrosus isolate fSebUmb1 chromosome 12, fSebUmb1.pri, whole genome shotgun sequence genome and encodes:
- the LOC119498274 gene encoding NAD-dependent protein deacylase sirtuin-5, mitochondrial-like, with translation MLLQNRAVFALGLRMCSTNAMKGPLMDTARPNSDMSEFRKVFSKAKHIAIITGAGVSAESGVPTFRGENEKWRKWQSQDLATPEAFSRTPSRVWEFYHYRREMALNKKPSAAHLAIAECEARLRKQGRSVVVITQCIDDLHRQAGSKHVLKVHGSLMETRCVSCGDVTVNRRSPICAALKDKGAPDPDVADAQIPVDKLPRCGASDCRGLLRPNVVFFGETLDSHILTKVEKEMETCDLCLVVGTSSIVYPAAMFGPQIASRGIPVAEFNTKTTPKSEYFTHHFQGPCGTTLPPALARHESEVI